A window of Apium graveolens cultivar Ventura chromosome 8, ASM990537v1, whole genome shotgun sequence contains these coding sequences:
- the LOC141676687 gene encoding uncharacterized protein LOC141676687 has product MSRDEFKPRYQNIVVMRHGDRIDNFEPSWAINAERKWDPPLVEAGKTRSFNTGRKLRQNLGFPIHRVFVSPFLRCLQTVAGVVSGLCSQNHDPTRIDPTILKVSVEYGLCEMLNTTAIRPAMAPEDGDFTFDISECEATLPRGTVDPTVEPVYQKLPRWEETVAAARNRYVDVIKALADKYPSENLLLVTHAEGVGVSVSEFAKEELTVYEVEYCAYSELQRSISLGKDNTYTTGTFQVLLGKVVETGISYYPVSSTNEDVPSES; this is encoded by the exons ATGTCGCGCGATGAATTTAAACCACGCTACCAGAACATCGTGGTCATGAGACACGGGGATCGTATCGACAACTTTGAACCATCGTGGGCGATAAATGCAGAAAGAAAGTGGGACCCACCTCTTGTTGAAGCGGGTAAGACCCGGTCTTTTAATACGGGTCGGAAACTCCGTCAGAATCTGGGCTTTCCTATTCATCGGGTTTTTGTTTCTCCGTTTCTTAGGTGTCTTCAAACTGTTGCCGGAGTTGTCTCGGGTCTTTGCTCCCAAAATCATGACCCGACCCGGATTGATCCTACTATCTTAAAG GTATCAGTAGAATATGGTTTGTGTGAAATGTTAAACACTACAGCCATAAGGCCTGCAATGGCTCCTGAAGATGGTGACTTCACCTTTGACATCTCAGAGTGTGAAGCTACGTTACCTAGGGGGACAGTTGATCCTACAGTGGAGCCCGTGTATCAAAAG TTGCCAAGATGGGAAGAAACAGTAGCAGCTGCTAGAAATAGATATGTGGATGTTATTAAAGCTCTTGCTGATAAATACCCTTCAGAAAACTTGTTGCTTGTCACACATG CTGAAGGAGTTGGAGTATCAGTTTCCGAGTTTGCGAAAGAAGAATTAACTGTATACGAAGTTGAGTATTGTGCATATTCAGAGTTACAGAGATCCATCTCCTTGGGCAAGGACAATACGTATACTACAGGAACTTTTCAGGTTCTTCTTGGTAAAGTTGTTGAAACCGGTATCAGCTATTACCCTGTCAGCTCCACGAATGAGGATGTTCCAAGTGAATCCTAA